The DNA sequence CCAGTGGTTTTTGAGGCTTCATTACTGCAGCTCCCCTCGGCCCAGCCGCACCCGAGAGCAGGCGCTCAGTGAGGCCAGGCAGTCTGCGCGGCCCACCTCCCCGTGTGGCCGcgcccctgaccctgaccctgaccctgtcCCTGCCTTGCAGCATGACAATGAGTGCCGGCTCGATCGAGCAGGAGCCGTCGCGCAAGCTGGCCTGCTGCGGGGTGCCCCTGATCACCGAGGACATGCAGTCGCTGGCCATCCGCACCCTCTCCGGCACCGACATCGGCAAGCACTATGACCTCATCCGCGAGCTCGGCAAGGGCACCTATGGCAAAGTGGACCTGGTGTCCCACAAGAGCACAGGTGAGGCCAGGCAGGGCTCGTGGGCGGCTCGTCAAGCCCTGGGTGCGGCTgggatggggggagctgggggccgtCGGGGAGTCAGCCCAGAGCTGTTAGGGGGATTGCCCCTTCTGGTGCCCGTCTGCTGCAGCCAGCTGACAGACGCCCGCTGGGAGTGGCTCACCCGGGGGCATTTCCAGCCTCGCAGGCTGCAGGTAACGGcaggctccctggccccagcttggCTTCTCTTCCTGCTGGATCCTGCCTTGCAGGGGAGTCAGGAGCTGCTCAGGCAGGGACCCCAAAAGGGACCCCTCAATATTGCGACTCCCCAAGTCTAAATGGGAGGGTTTGCAcctccccagggctctgctgagcTGGTGAATAGGCGAGGAGGTCTGCATGGCGCCTGCAGGCTGCGgggagcaggctctgggctgggggttggggtgcaggcggggagcaggctctgggctgggggttggggtgcaggtggggtacaggctctgggctgggagttgGGGCGCAGGCAGGGCGCAGGCAGGATACAAACACAGCTTCCCATCAAGCcccaggaaggggctcagggcagcagcaggggaagcccAGCCAAAGCCCAACCCTTTGCATCACActgagaccccccacccccagtgaatcCCTTGGCCTCATTCCAGCCAGCCACGTTGGTATGTCGCACACCTCCTCCGTGTCACACGTCGCCTCCACACTGGTACCCCTAAGAGAATTCATTCCACTTGGGTGGAAAACATTAGCAGGAGCCCTGCTCCAGAGGCCTGGTGGGCGTGGGCCAGGCCATCGTGAGAGCCATGCAGAGCTGGGTTGGCACTGAGAGCAGCGCCCGCTGGGACTGCTCTGGTGGGGTGGGTGGTGcctgagctgggtgctgtggcGAGGGCATTGtgtcccccagcacctcctccctggcctgggaGGAGCCCTACGGTGCTGAGCCGTTTCCCCACAGGCACcaaaatggcactgaagtttgtgAACAAGAGCAAGACGAAGCTGAAGAACTTCCTGCGGGAATTCAGCATCACCAACACgctctcctccagccccttcatcatcaAGGTCTTCGACGTGGTCTTCGAGACGGAGGATTGCTACGTCTTCGCCCAGGAGTACGCGCCCGGCGGGGACCTCTTTGACATCATCCCACCACAGGTACCAGCTGGGGAGCTTCCCcgcctgcctctcccctggccccagctgcctgacctTTAACCCCCGGGccgccccagctcctctgccttcttgccCTACGCGGCCTCTGCTCCTCAGAGACCTAAAGGCAGACTGTGTCCTCCAGCTGTGACCAGTCGGACGCGCCCCGGATCCTGCTAACCAGCCTGTGGAAATtgccccaggagcagggctgataAATACTGGCTGGGGTCATTGCAACCTCCCTGCGTACGCTTGCCCTGCAGTTGTAACTGGCTGCAATGGGCATGACTTCTGCCCGAAAACCTTGCCAAGTGATGTTGCGTGCGGCCAAACTGCTGGCATGTCCCTCCCCAGAAGGGGCcgcatttcagtggtgggtgaaACGGTTTCTGTCTCCATCGTTTGCAGAGTGTTTTGGGATCCTGGTAGATAAGCAGCAAACAACTGTGATTCCTTAGCCCTGTGACAGCAGGGGGAGGCTTCAGCAGTGCCCCCGAGGTCAGAGCCACCTCCTGGAGCTTGCCGGCCCCCCAGCGCCTCTCAGAGAATGTTCCCCTCTGCAGGGAAcggcccaggcctggagctgtgggggagTGGAGAGATGCGCAGCCAGACCTGAGcgaagggaaggaggaagggtgaCCACAGAGAAGAAGGAGATCTCCCCAAATAAAATTAGCCATAATTGAGTTGGAAGCGTAATGAAATCTTAAAGCaagtaaaagaaaatgtaattatGCCGCCTCAGCAGCCCCGGTAGCACAGACAAGAGACAGGGCGTGTGTGAGGCGTCCTTGCAATGCACTCTCCCTTGTGACCCAGGAAAGGCTCACCCACGTGCGCCTCGGCACAGTGAGCTTTGCGAGGCTGGCATGGGCTCAGGGGTGCGGACTAGCCTGGGCCCGGGCTGAGATCTGCCCAGGGGACTGGTCTCACCTGGCCTGCAATGGGCTgtaaggggcagggaggggtgaggaCCTTGTTCCCTAGGGAAGAGGAGGGACTgtattcccttccctccccagctacgccccccattcctgcccagggggcagcagctctgacctgcagcctggctgccccctcagACCCTTCACTTGCCAGAGGGACGGAGCCGGTTTCTGGGCTGTCATTTCAGACTGACGATGGTCTCCAAATTTCAGCCCGGCTTCTGTGCTACTTGCGGACGGGGCTCCCAGGCAGCTTTGTCCTCAGAGACAAGAGTGAgggggggcccctcagggcagCACGCCTGTCCCCTCCCGTCCCCGGGCCAGCGTAGGGTGCTTCTTCGGGGCTTTGGCCTtcggagctgccactgctgcccttgGGAGAGTGTTGCCCAGCCCGGGGGCCTCGCTGCCTGAGATGTTCCCGGAAGCTCAGCCGTCACTCTCCTCCTTttacctgcccagcccctgagcaccCCACACTGCTCCTCCGCTCGCTCCTGCGTGGTCACTGCGACCTCCCTTtctcagcccctcagccgagCGCCCTTTGTCTCCCCTCTTCCCTTCGGCTCCACcattctcctcagcccccctcccactgtgCCGCCGTCTGTCAGGGGTTCGACCGGCCCTGGGGGGCAGAAGCTGAGGTGGATCTCCAGCCTCGCCAGCGGTGCTCTCGGGGAGAAAGTCCTCGGCTGAGATCTGGCTGCCGTTGACTTATGGGTCCAGCACTGGGAGCAGGCTCCTCAGCTGGGATTTGAGGATGACGCCGGAGCCGGGGGGGATGCTCCCACGAAGGAGCATCACTGTGGCTTGGCCAGATCTGGGCATCTCCTTACCAGATACTGACCAGAGGAGAGCTTGACTGGCTGGAGGGAGGACTCGCTCTGGTACAGAGCCCAGTGTGCTGGTGACCCCTGTGGTGCTCGGAACGTGGGGCTGGTGCCATTTCAGCACACAGCTCTTCTGTCTGCCCAAGGGCGCACAGAGGCCTGGGGGCCGGGGGCGCTCAAGCACTGGTAAAGGAGTAGGAGTACGGCCTCCTTAATTCACGCGCTTAACTGGGAGAGTCTGCGTGTGACCTGGAGTGTGCCAAGAGGCGGTGGCGGGCACAGGGCCCAGAACCCGTGTGAGGGGCCTGGCTGTCTGGGGCCGTCTCCAGCAGAGCCAAGCGTCTCTTCACGCACGTGCTTCTGTAGCTTaaccccctggcctgcccccgtCGGTGCCCTGGGCAGGGCTCCGAGCAGCGCTGGGGACCAGGCCGGGCCCTTGGGCTGCAGCTTATGGGTGGAGataccccctgccctgtgctaatGTGGTGCCTCTGCCCATACAGGTGGGCCTGCCCGAGGACATGGTGAagcgctgtgtgcagcagctgggTTTGGCCCTGGACTACATGCACAGCAAGAACCTGGTGCACCGGGACATCAAGCCGGAGAACGTGCTGCTCTTCGACCGCGACTGCCGTCGGGTCAAGCTGGCCGACTTCGGCATGACCCGCAAGGTGGGCTGCCGGGTGAAGCGCATCAGCGGCACCATCCCCTACACGGCGCCCGAGGTGTGCCAGGCCGGCCGGGCCGAGGGCTTCGCCGTGGACACCAGCATCGATGCCTGGGCCTTCGGGGTGCTCATCTTCTGCGTGCTGACGGGCAACTTCCCCTGGGAGGCGGCCGCTGCCTCGGACACCTTCTTCGAGGAGTTCGTGCGGTGGCAGAAGGGGCGGCTGGCGGGCCTGCCCTCCCAGTGGCGCCGCTTCACGGACAACGCCCTGCGCATGTTCCAGCGCCTCTTGGCCCTGGACCCTGACAAGCGCTGCCCTGTCAGGGAGGTCTTGTACTTCATCAAGTACGACCTGATGTCGGAGGTGCGCCGCCGGCCCTCCTACCGCTCCCACAAGCACGCCGGCGACAAGGTCTCCTCCGGCCCCCACCGCCACGAGacgcccagctcctgcacccccaccccgctcAAGAGAACCATCCTGACGGAAGGCGGCAGCAGTCCCCGGCTCTCAGCCGCCGAGCCGGGCCTGCCCTCCCCGGGCGCCGCGAGCCGGCCGGACGGGCGGCAGGACAAAGGCAAGGGGCAGATGGTCCTGGCCACAGCAATAGAGATTTGCGTCTGACCAGGGCTCGGCAGGAAGGAGGGGGCCTCGTGGCACCGCTCTGCTCCGTACGGTCGGCAACCACGACGTCAGCTCCctacctccctgccccacgggtggatggggcctgcagggggaggggattcCTTTTTGGGGGGATAAAGGACTAGGAGCCTTGTCTCCCAAAGCAAAAACTACACACCCGGCGAGCGCTCACGGACGGTGGGAGTGCGGGCAGCCGTGCACGCCGGAGGGAAGGCCACAGCGCGGACCTGCAGCGCACCAGAGAGGTCCCGGCTTGGCGGCTGGGAGGAACCGTGTGTGGCGTGGCGCCCCCCCCTCGCAGCTTCCAGGACTGGGTTGGGGGGCTGCTTCCCCTGGCGGGCTGCATAGCCCCCCGGCTCTGCCAGTGGGCGGGGTCGGAGCTCCAGGGCTCCTCCCATCGGGGGGAGCGGGAAGACATGGGAGGGAGGGAACGGGCGCCAAGTCTTGGCCGCATGGATGGGAGCCATCTTGGGGGCAGCAGGCGGTCAGCGTTGGCCCATGCAGACCGGGCAGTATCCCTGCTCTGGCACACCgttccctggggcagggtgggtgctGGAGCTCGGGGCAGGGCCACGCTACAGGATCCCCATGAgggagggggggtctgggggtaCATGTAGCACCTgtcgggggggtgtgtgtgtgtgtgtgtgttgggcccAGCTGTTGTCCCATGGGCACTGAGGTTCCTATGGGGCGCAAGAGGGCAGAGTGCGTGACGGAGCCCGGCTGcttggggctcctgggggtggCAGCGGTCAGAGACGCTCTCCTCAGCCGGCCGTGTGGGGCCGGGGCTAGGGGAGCAGGCCGGGGCCTCGGGAGGGGTGCTCGCGGGTACCCAGACGCGCATGACTTGGCATCTGCTTCCTAGGCGGAGGGGCTCTTGCCTGTGTCTGCCCCTGCCACCAGTGCAGCTCCCGGGGAGGAGGAGAGCCCCCAAGGAGGCCTGTGGGGGGCTGAGGCCggtccagagcagagctggctggtggAGTTGCCCAAGGCGACGCAGTCACCTTGGCAGGGGCGCTGGCACAGCTGGcacacctggctggaggtgttggagccaAACCAGCTCCTCAGCTAGACCAGTGCTAAATCTACACACACGTATGTAAACACCTGCTGAAAACCAAACTACTTGTTACTGTCCATATctgcagggctggcctggcagaccCTCCTGTGCAAACCCGGGGGCATGTCCCCTGAGAGCCCAGGCCCCTCCCGGAGCTGTCCCCGTCTCTGGCCTTGCCCCACAAGTTTTCTGCTCCGCTTCTCCCCCACCCGGtcccctgcccatgccctgcccagAGGGGCCCGGGGAAAGGCCGTTGAATGGTGGCACAGACACACCGAGggcagcagcttcagggcttgggCGCAGGCAGGCGGGAATGACCTTCCCCCCAGGCATGGGCATCTCTTCAGGAGAGCCTTCCATGGCCacaagctccctggctgcccaacGCCTGTGTGTAACCTGATGGTGTGCTCAGCTCTTCTCTGGCTGTGGGAgcaactcccctcccaccctgtgctCCCCACATTGCTGGGGGGCTGACAGGTCACTGGTGTGACGGGGGAGGTCCCAGCCCCTTGGCAGCGGCAGGGCACCACAGGCAGGCCcatggcccctgccctgccagcgaGTACTGGGGGCCTCACCCTGACAAGCAGGGCCACAcggagaggggagagctgggagcgtgtgtgtttgtgcaagTAACGGGGGGTGcgcgagtgagagagagagagctgtgcgtgtgggggggggaggcagcgaGCGAGAGGTTGAGGGGTGTCTATAAGCACTTCTCTGATCTCCTCTTGAATTAGACCTGGGGGCGCAGGTGCCTTCTTCATGGTCAGTGActagccccccaccaccacccagtgAGGGGCTGTCTGGGGCTCCGGCTTCCGGCAGGCAGCACGCATGGGCTCAGCTCAGCTGCCGTCTCCCCGCTCTGGCCTGAGCACAACTGGACAACTGTGGCAAAG is a window from the Carettochelys insculpta isolate YL-2023 chromosome 16, ASM3395843v1, whole genome shotgun sequence genome containing:
- the SBK1 gene encoding serine/threonine-protein kinase SBK1 isoform X2; the protein is MTMSAGSIEQEPSRKLACCGVPLITEDMQSLAIRTLSGTDIGKHYDLIRELGKGTYGKVDLVSHKSTGTKMALKFVNKSKTKLKNFLREFSITNTLSSSPFIIKVFDVVFETEDCYVFAQEYAPGGDLFDIIPPQVGLPEDMVKRCVQQLGLALDYMHSKNLVHRDIKPENVLLFDRDCRRVKLADFGMTRKVGCRVKRISGTIPYTAPEVCQAGRAEGFAVDTSIDAWAFGVLIFCVLTGNFPWEAAAASDTFFEEFVRWQKGRLAGLPSQWRRFTDNALRMFQRLLALDPDKRCPVREVLYFIKYDLMSEVRRRPSYRSHKHAGDKVSSGPHRHETPSSCTPTPLKRTILTEGGSSPRLSAAEPGLPSPGAASRPDGRQDKGKGQMVLATAIEICV
- the SBK1 gene encoding serine/threonine-protein kinase SBK1 isoform X1, which translates into the protein MDSFCFVCFQKEELEPLQLDSMTMSAGSIEQEPSRKLACCGVPLITEDMQSLAIRTLSGTDIGKHYDLIRELGKGTYGKVDLVSHKSTGTKMALKFVNKSKTKLKNFLREFSITNTLSSSPFIIKVFDVVFETEDCYVFAQEYAPGGDLFDIIPPQVGLPEDMVKRCVQQLGLALDYMHSKNLVHRDIKPENVLLFDRDCRRVKLADFGMTRKVGCRVKRISGTIPYTAPEVCQAGRAEGFAVDTSIDAWAFGVLIFCVLTGNFPWEAAAASDTFFEEFVRWQKGRLAGLPSQWRRFTDNALRMFQRLLALDPDKRCPVREVLYFIKYDLMSEVRRRPSYRSHKHAGDKVSSGPHRHETPSSCTPTPLKRTILTEGGSSPRLSAAEPGLPSPGAASRPDGRQDKGKGQMVLATAIEICV